Within the Piliocolobus tephrosceles isolate RC106 chromosome 15, ASM277652v3, whole genome shotgun sequence genome, the region GTCCAACAATAAGAATACAAACCACCCAACCTAAAATTGCCAATTTTAAAGTGGGCGAAAGATTTGAACAAACACTTCGCCTAAAAAGAGGACAGATAAATGGCAAGTAAGacttgaaaagatgctcatcattagtcattaaggaaatgcaaattaaaaccacaatgagatgtcactatacatctttttaaaatgtcttgagTTTAAAAGGCCAtacagtaaataagtaaataaaactatTGCAAATGTTGGCTAGATTATGaaacaactggaactctcacacaCTACTAGTGGTTACGCAAAATAATTCAATGACTTTGGAAACTAGTTTGGCAGCTTCATAAAAAGTTACAATtcatttaccatatgacccagtcattcCACAACTAaatatctacccaagagaaatgaaagcatatgtccatcaaagacacacacatgaatgttcataacagctttatttgtaatagccccaaactggaaacaacccaaatgtccataaacaGGATGAACAAATTGGGATATATCCATAAAAGGGAATAGCATTCAaccaaaaaaggaatgaaatattgatacataCAACATGGGTGAGGGGCAAAATAATTAtgatgagtgaaagaaaccaaacaaaaggaaaagaaatatatactgGAAGATTCCATttgtatacaattttttaaacacaaactaaactacagtgacagaaagcaaagcaggctgggcacggtggctcacacctataatctcagcactttgggaggccgcagaaggcagatcacttgaggtcaggagtttgagaccagcctggctaacatggtgaaaccccatctctactaaaaatccaaaaaaatcagccaggtgtggtggcacaggcctgtaatcctagctactcgggagactgaggtaggaggatcatttgaacctgggaggtggaggttgcactgagccgagatcacgccagtgtaTTCCtggctgagtgacagagcaaaagaaagaaaagaaaaggaaagagagaaaaagaatgaaagagagaaagagaaagaggaaaagaaagaaaagcagtggTGGGGAGATGTGAGAGAGGGAGGAATTACAACAGAATAGTCGGGAAGCTTTGGGAGTACTGAATATGTTCACCATTTTGATTTGTGGTGATGTTTTCGTGTGTACACATGTCAAAACTTACCAAGTTTGTAtactttatttgagacagggtcttattctgtcacccagggggggatgcagtggcgcaatcacagctgactgcagcctcaaactcctggggtcaagcgctcctcctgcctcagcctctcaagcagctgggactataagtgtatgctaccacacctggctattattgtttgttcgtttgtggagacagggtctcagtatatTGCTTTGCCTGGTCcagggctcctgggctcaagcgatcctcccaccccagcctctcaatgtgctgggattacaggcatgagccacagtaccagacagcacactttaaatatatgcagtttaCTGTATATCAATTATATCTTACTAAAGCTgtttagaaaaaagaaactacaatctAAAAACAATATAACTCGCTGGTCGCAagggctcacagctataatcccagcattttagaacaccaaggtaggtggattgcttgagctcaggagttggagatcagtctaggcaacacagtgagatcccatctctacaggaaatataaaaattagccagacatggtggcgtgcgactatagttccagctactaggaagtggaaggatggcttgattccaggaggcggggattgcagtgagtcatgatcgtgccactgcaccccagcttaggcaacatagcaagaccctacctcaaatataaataaatacatacatacatacatcataTCAAAATTTGGGTGATGCAGTTAAGGCAGTACCTCAAGAGAAACTTACAGCTATGCTACATTTAAAAAGGTATATAATCAATGACCTATGATTCCACCTTACgatattaggaaaaaaacagcaaagtGAATATACAAAGTTAGTAAAGTGAAGGGAAtaataaacagaatgaaataaaaacaaacaatagaaaaaacaatATCTTTAGCACAAGCCACTTCCCACTGCAACGACCCAAGTAAAAAAATCTCCAAATCCCACACTATTTGTTATATACCTCCATAAAACATAGGGGCTTGGGCTCCAACCATTCTTTTGAGCTCTTGAGCTTGGGAAGTGCGCCAGTTACCAGATCATCACTGTCTACATTTTTCATTGTGGTCACAAATAAATAGTGCCcctagaaaaactaaaaatcatcTTATTTAGTATTGAAAATGTCACAGTCATCTGATTTTCTCTTGTTTAATACCACCTGTGTCCTTGCACACACGCAAAATGGATTTTGAACATGAACCATCCAGTTTCCCTAACAAAAGGCCTTCACTACAGACTCCAGATGACGGCTTCAGAGCCAGCCTCCTTTGTAAGCAGGCAACATGCTCTTTGAAAGAAACCCCCGTCCCTTGGAATGAATTCCCACGTCCCCCTCCAAGGTGGCCCATTTCAGCCAGTGTGGCAGCTTCAGCCTGGCCTCTTGGAGTCCCATTTGCAGCACTTTTCTGACTTTGGTGGCCTCGAGTGGGGAGAACTGCAACTTTCCGGCCACAGAAACACAGGCTGAGCTACTTAGAGAAGGCAGGGAGGGGCTTTTGGTCATACTGTACAAGTCTTCGAGCTCTGCGCGGCCTGAAGTCCTCCTCGAGGCCCGGGTGCGACGGAGATGTCGTCAGCGTCCGCACCCGCTCTCGCCCACCGCGCCCACTCCCggcccttcctcccaccccctaGGCTGGCCGCCTGCGGCCTCCACGCCAGACCCCGGGCTGGGGGCCTCCCGCGCAGGCGCGTTGTGCGCGGGGACCGCCCGGCCTGGCAGGGAGATCGCCGGCCGCAACAGGCACCTCTCTGCCCTCCCAAGGCCAGCAGGCCCGCGGCCGCCCTGCTCCACACTCCGGCCCGGCCCGACGGCTCCGGGGTCGTCCGGCTGCGGCTGGAAGGGAGCCCGCCCGCGTGTGCGGAACGCGCGAATGTTGGCGCCCACTGTCCCCCGGACGCAGCGCCGCGCAGACCCTTCGCCCCCTCCGCCGCGGATTCTACAGCGAGTCCGCGCGGGCGGCGCCAGGGCGGCGGAGGACGGATTCAGGCCCAAAGGGGATTGGGCGGCGGCTCTAGCTGGCGGGTCTTGGTTTGCGGAAGGGGCTGGAGTCCCTGCTTCTGGGTGACCGGCGCTAGGCCCGGCCAATCCCGCCGCCGCCACCCACCCGCAACCGTGTCGGTTGACGGGCGGGTCCTTGGTCGCCATTCCCTTGCGGAGCACCAGAGAGCGGGGTGGCGTCCGCTCCCTCAAGTCCTCGGTGCTGGGGAATTCACCGCTCACCACACCCTGCCCCGCCTAAGGTCCTGCTCGGGGACCAAACCACTGGAAGGCAGTGGCGGGAAAGGGGCGCCTGTGCCGGAGGTCCTGATGAGGGGGGTCCAAGGCTTGGGGACTTGTGTGGGAAATGTGGGTTTAAGTGCCTTCAAGGTGTTTTTAGTCCGTTGGGATGTTGATCAGCGTTCATAGTGGGCGCTGATGCGGGTCACCGGGAGGGGAATGTGTGGGTTTATGCCCACGCATATCTCTTTTAGTCGTGTTTAACTTAGCGGAGTAGCTCTCCatcctgggttttgttttttgtttgtttttattttttattttacagggtTTTTCTCAGTGtacaatgtttgtttttaaatcccagatgatgctgatgtaAACCATTGACATAGCCAGAAAATCATGAGGCTGTGATTTTCCAAACTCAGCTTCGTAACATACTCAGTGTGAGCTGTGATTTTTCTCTGattctgttttcctctttggGTATTGGTGGGCCCTGAATGATGGACCACCGTTTTCACTCTGTATCTTTTCAAAGTACACTTGCTGATCTTAGAACTGTCTGAAGTGTCCTAAGGACATTTGTATTCACATGCGTTTTAAAAGCTAGCCAGAGTCAATGGCTTCAATTGCACTTTCCCTTTCAGAGTTGAGGGAACATGAGCCATTTGCAGACCTTATTGTTAGACACCCTCTTGGGAACCAAGCACGTGGACAGTGCAGCCCTCATCAAAATCCAGGAGCGGAGCCTGTGTGTAGCATCACCAGGTTTTAATGTAAGAAAAAACAAGTTTGGACATAAGACTTGGTTTACTTGTTATTTCTATTCTTCCAAACATGAAGCagacatgactttttttttttttttttttttttgagacggaatgtcACTCTTATTGCttagtctggaatgcagtggcgtgatctcagctcactgcaacctccacctctcaagcgattcttgtgcctcagcctcccgagtagctggagtgCTACTCCAGCTGGAGTGCACTCCTCCCGAGTAGTGGAGTGCACCACtaggcccgactaatttttgtatttttagtagagatggtgttttaccatgttagtcaggctagtctcgaactcctgacctcaggtgatccacctgccttggcctcctaaagtgctgggattacaggcgtgagccaccgtaccgaGCCCGGACATGacttttaaatgaactttttctGTAAGGAGCTACATACATATTTTAGGTTTCTAGGCTTAGTCTTTTTACTGTtgatataaaggaatatctgaagctgggtaatttataaagaaaagaggtttatttggctcacaggtCTACTGCCTGGAAGATTGGTCATCTGTGAAAGCCTCAgtctgcttccactcatggcagaggtgaaggggagccagcatgtgcagagatcacagtgggggagaggaagcaagagagagcaagTGGAGAGGTGCCAGGCTGTTTCTAACAGCCAGCTCTCCTGGAACAAATACAGTGAAAACTCACTGACAGCTTCCCCCACCTCGCAGGGAAGGCATCAGTCTATTCATGagtgatctgcccccatgatccaaatacctcccattaggccccacccaAAATGttggggatcagatttcaacatgagattcaaaCTACAGCACAGGGCCATAGAGCCTCTGTCACAACCACTCAACTCTGCAATTGTAAAGGAAAAACAGCCATACATAAAAGAATGAATGTGACTGTGTTcccataaaattttatatttatggatACTGAAGttcaaatttcatataatttgtgTCACGAAGtgttattcttttgatttttttttcccaaccgtttaaaaacatgaaaaccattcttagcttgcaGGCCATAAAAAACAGACAGTGGGCTAAATTTGGCTGGCCACCAGCCACAGTTGGCTGACTCCTGTTCTAACTATGTAACCTCTCCAGGTAATGCCCAGTGATGTCCGAACACTGGTGAATGGATTTGCCAAGAACCCTTTGCAAACCCGAAGAGAAGGATTGTATTTCAAGGAAAAGGATTACAGATGTGTCCGGGCAGATGAATATTCTCTTTATGCCAAAAATGTGAGTGCTCAAGATTTGAAGAGAGCtgagtaaaagaaaagaatttgccTCCAAGTTTCCTTGCCCTGCCTGAGCCTCTCTGTAAAACAGATTAAATCCATTAATGTCTTGAGCCACTGTCTTGAGATAGCAGTCTAGTGCCAGGAAGACATATGTGAAAGAAAGTCCTATCAAGAGCCTGGTTTTGAGAAGTGTTCATTCCGGAATCTATTAACTGAGCCTTGCCTGAACTCTTTCCAATACAGCCCAGCCTTCATACTCTGcatcctcctttaaaaaaaaagataatcatttctgCGCTTAAAACATCTCtcagtggccaggcacggtggctcacgtctgtaatcccagcactttgggaggctgaggtggttggatcgcctgaggtcaggagttcaagaccagcctagctaacatggtgaaaccctgtttctactaaaaataaaattagccaggtatggtggtgcacacttgtaatcccagctacttaggaggccgaggcaggagaactgcttgaacccagaaggtagaggttacagtgagacaagatcatgccattgcactccagcttgggcaacaagagtgaaactccatctcaaaaaaaaaaaaaaaaaaaaaaaaattcagctctATGTTGCTTATAAGGAATGAAGGAGATGAAAATCATTCATTGGATGCCCTATATTATGGGTTAGGCATGCTGCTTCATCCACATTATAAACTAAATAATCtataatctcattttacagatgaggacactgaggcttaaCAAGGTTAAATAACCCTTACTCATGCAGCAGAAAATGGAGGCACTAGAAATTCAAGCCCAGGGCTGTCCAATTCCAAAATGTACGACCTTTCCATtacatcagttttgttttttgtttgtttgtttttgtttttgttttttgagatgagtttcacttttgttgcccagggtggagtgcaatagcatggtctcggctcaccgcaacctccatctcctgggttcaagagattctcctgcctcagcttcccgagtagctgggatgacaggcgcctaccaccacgcctggctaatttttgtatttttagtagagatggggtttcaccgtgttggccaggctggtctcaaacttctgacctcaggtgatcttcccgccttggccctccaaagtgctgggattacaggcaggagccaccgcacccggcctatatcAGTTGTTCTAATTGGGATGGAGTATATGATAATCAATTGCAGAACTTTTTCAAAATCCATCTACCATTATAACAGTCTGCAACTTTTTGAGGAAAGGCAACAAAATTGGTGGAAAAGAGTGGACAGTCCAAAAGCagacatataaatatatggaaCACGGAAATCAGGAAATGGTGAAAAACGTAGCTGGAGCATGACCACTGGTCCTGTTATTAGAACCAAGAGCAgaatattctcttttattctttatccaGGAGAACACTGGTGTGGTTGTCGTGAAGACCCATCTGTATCTTCTGGTGGCAACTTACACTGAGGGCATGTATCCTAGTGTCTGTGTGGAAGCCACAGAGAGCCTGGGTAAGTTAGCCTCCTAGTTCCTGTCTACATTCCTGTATTAGTTAGGTCTTCCGACTACAAGTAACAGAGATCCAACTCAAACCAGCTAGGGCAGAAAGGAGGAATTTATTGGAAGGATGCTGAGGTTATTTACATAGCCACTGGAAGGACAGGGTGCAGCTGAGCCATGGGGAAGGTAGA harbors:
- the PFN4 gene encoding profilin-4 — translated: MSHLQTLLLDTLLGTKHVDSAALIKIQERSLCVASPGFNVMPSDVRTLVNGFAKNPLQTRREGLYFKEKDYRCVRADEYSLYAKNENTGVVVVKTHLYLLVATYTEGMYPSVCVEATESLGDYLRKKGS